The stretch of DNA TAATGAAAATTATATTCTCTGTAGACATCACAAAAATGCATTTTCTCTTTCTTCACATGTATAAATCCCAATTTTCTAtttgttctcattttaaacatatttgaaaatcatttttcaaaatgttttttatatttttaatttttgtttttgtgaagcgctttgtgatttttatattgaggggtgctatagaaaagatagttatctttcttttcttttcactaCAGAGCTCAGCAGTGTCTTTTTGTTAAGAAACTCAGGTCCTGCTGCATTTATTTGCAGCTTGCATAGGAACCACGACtaaatttaaaatattaaaataaaaacagtattTAGTCCAGACCAGGTAAAGTGAAGCAACGAACCTTACTGGTGTGAATAAAACCTAAATATGCCATCATTTCTTGTATAAAAATATCAGGATTAAAATATACAACATACAACATGGACTAGTAATAGTGAGAAAGAGTTATAAAAACACTGTAGAAACAAGAAGGATAATCTCTGTCTCTGACATTCATGTATACTTCACAAAAACATTATTCAAGTAAAAGTTAAAAGTACAGTATAATAACACTATTCTTAAAAGTATGCTCTCTCATTCAAGAGTATGCAACTGAGTAAACTTTACTTCCCAATGCTAAAGGTTAGTCTTCTTTTAGCTTAAGGTTAGCTTGGTGGCTAAATGTGCTGTGTACGTGTTAGCATAAAAAGAGGACCAAAACATTTACTCTTTTATCTTTTAAATAACATACTCACACATAATTGCATCCTCCATGACACGCCGTGGAGGCTGTCTTTTTCTCTTACTTGTCCGTACGGTCCGAAAAAGCGGTATTATGAGCTGAGGGCGACGACCTTATGCGAGGACCTGGCAGCCGGCTGTCACGTGACTTACAGTTGCATCGCCTTttccgagagggtgctcgctggagtgagagggtgctcgctgcggaaccacaaaggcggagctgcaccagagggtGGAGCTGCACTAGAGTCAGCTCCGCCCATTCCTGCTCCTAATTGGTgcaggcagactcgcctctgctgAGACGGTCCTTGTTGCAGCAAAagcacaaaggtggagctgccgcTCCCGGCCGTTCCAAGTGACTCCAACTTCGGCTTAATGGCTGTAAGTAACCTAACTTAAAATAAACACAATTAAAGTTATTTATTTAAACGTTTATTTTGCAATGTGCGGTAAATTTGGCTCAAATTGCACTCGGTACTTATGCTAACATAGCTAGTAGGGTAGACTTCAAGGTTATCGAAAACGAATTTAAACTGTAACGCGCGTACACAAAACTAACTAACTGTATTTATTGAAATAATGGGCTTAGTTTTTGTTTCATAAAGTATGTCATAAAGTCTAAGAATTATTTCTATGTCACTCCCTGCCTACGGCGCGTTGTCACCAGAAACAGATGCGATCATCTGTTGTGCCTTTTTGGTTAGCACGCTTTGATAAAATCAACAGAACGGAAAAGTTTGATAAAAGTCCATCGACTCACTCCCTTTCAAGGCAAAGAAAAGACGTCTTAGCTATTGGAACGATGATTAAACACGCACTAGTCTTCAGAAACAACTTTATAACCGGTGAGTTATGGCTAACAAACAAGCTAACATTACAACTGTAAACTGCAAATCATAGCAATGGGAGCCAGCCGAAGCGGTGTACGCTGgtttaggttgtgtgtgtgtatatgctaaATTGATGAAAAATAATCCCTCTATTTTTTCTGGTTGTTGGGTGGTTTTCACTCGGTAGTACTGCATTATTCCAACACGTCAGAGAAGTCAGTGTGCTGATTGTGTAGCTGCGGTTACACATCATGTAAGCAAAGGTTGAGAGAAAGCGTCACAGGATTATTTGGGATTATTTATGACTAAGAGTATGTGCAAAATAACCTAAAGCATTGTGGTAGTCATGGTAGCTTGGCTTTAGTTTTATTGTGTTGCcagtcagtgttttttttaatagaattGTAGCACCTGCATTAATTGTTTGGCGTTTTAACGCACAGGTGCTGTTATTGTGTTTACTGAATTTGAACGTTACTCTGCCATACATCGTTTGTACTTGCCTGATTACAGTTCTTAAAAAGCATAATCATTTTCTGAGTTTTTATACTATTTTTTAGTCTTTTCCCTGTACACATCTTGTTTAAAGAAGACAGAAACAATCAAAACTAAACTACCTATCGAATGGTATAAAGTAATTAAAACTAAAATTGAATTTAAAATTTTTattcaaaactaaataaaattttaatctaatgacAATTTTAAAAGTATTTTATAACCCTGGTAGACTTTCCCAGTGCACTTGtttaacacaaaataaattaaaaccaaATTAAATGTGCTCAGTGTGTGTATTctgatatttaatttttttcttcatattttagaaTGTTCTTGTGTGTGTATGACTTTCACAGATGCATCAAACAATACTGAGGAGAGGGCAGGATCCTCTTCAGTCTATCAAGCGATGCAGCGATTGTTGCAGCAACATTCACTGCACTTTCTGTAAAATGACATATGCTGATTTTTACAAGGTTAAATACCATGTACAGAATCATGTGAGCATTGCTGTAAAACATGAAGGTATGTATGCAGTGTTTTAAATTTCTCCAGTAATTTATTTACTATTCCCTACTTTGTATGAGTGAGTTTCCAATATGAATGTTTAGTCATTTATTTTATGTCAGTTTCTTCTTTTTTATTATCAATAAATAACATAAGGCAAGGCTAGTAGTTTTATATAAGTACTTGATCTGGTATCGGGTGAAGTCTGTTGTGCTACTTTGCATGAAGCATCACCGTACACAAGACAGTTAATCAATCTGCTCTCTTTTCACTTTAGATTATGTCATCTTAAAATGCAGCCTGGGCTGTAGGGAAATGGCACATTATCATTGTTGTTACTGTCCGTCAACGATTCTGCGGAGAATGGCATTTGTGAAACATCTTGCTATATGTAAGGAGAAATTATCACGTCCTCCACCACCGGCACAGACAGCACCTCCTCCATCAGCACAGACAAgacctccacagacaggacctcctcctccatcggcacagacaagacctccacagacaggacctcctcctccatcggcacagacaagacctccacagacaggacctcctcctccacagacaggacctcctcctccacagacaggacctcctcctccacagacaggacctcctcctccatcggcacagacagcaccttctccatcggcacagacagcaccttctccatcagcacagacaagacctccacagacaggacctcctcctccacagacaggacctcctcctccacagacaggacctcctcctccatcggcacagacagcaccttctccatcagcacagacaagacctccacagacaggacctcctcctccatcggcacagacaagacctccacagacaggacctcctcctccatcggcacagacaagacctccacagacaggacctcctcctccacagacaggacctcctcctccacagacagcacctcctcctccatcggcacagacagcacctcctccatcggcacagacaagacctcctccatcggcacagacaggacctcctcctccatcggcacagacagcacctcctccatcagcacagacaagacctcctcctccacagacaggacctcctcctccatcggcacagacaGCACCTCCTCCTTCACCACAGGCAGGACCgtcgtcatcctcatcatcctcacgaCGATTAAAGGTCCGCCAGCCGGTGAAAGTGACATGCAGCCATTGCGGCATCACATTAAATAAAAAGAACTTGCAGGTGCATATTAATAGAAAGCACAGGCCAAAGGGACAACAGATATCAGAGACACGACACCTGTCATGTCAGTGTATTGATGCTACAAATGGCATCTTTGCAGTCAACAAATCATTCTTCAAACCATGCTCACCAATACATGTACAGAAAAAAACCTGGGGTACAAGCCAAAAACAAATTTGTGAATTGGATGATTGCAATACTAATTTGGACTTTGCAGTGAGGAGTGGAATTCTGCCATATGAATGCATCCACTTAAAATCATTGACATTTTCTCCCAGATCAGACACCCCCCCCACAATTCTGGAAGAAGAGGTGCTGTCAGACATAGTGTCTGCCAAAATATTTGGGGATGTGAGAAAACAGAGCTGCTTGAACCTCCAGAGCAAATCTGCTGCTGCAggggtgcctctctcagttgatgTCACAGTTGGAGGGCCGTCCTCAAAAAAGTTCATATCAGTTTTTGAACCCAAAGTGTCATGCTACAGCAGACTGGGAAGGGTAATGGTGGCCTTCGACATGAAAAAGAGGTCATGGCATTGCCCATGTGCCAAACCCAGACTGTTGTGCTTGCACAAAAGTGTGGCTAAATGGCATCTCTTTCAGACAGACAGAGAAATGTTCAAGACCAAAGAGAGTGCCACTGACAGTGGTGATGCTGCTGAGACAAATGAAGAACTGCAGGATGATGCAATACCAGTCGGAGGACAACAATATCCTCCTGGTGACAATGATCTCATGAGAATGGTAAAATACATAATGAAAAACAAAGCTCTACCGGAAAATCTCCCCCAGGATTTGGTCACTGGCTCCCAAACATTAGAGGACATTTCAAAGGACTTGATTCCCAAAGAAACCATATGTGCAGAATGTGGAGGCCAACTTAATGAGCCAGTGCTCATTACAGCACGTGCCAAGCTGGTGGCATACACTGGTGTTGTACATGGTGAGACTAACTTAATCTATATTAACTAAACTACAAGGTTTAATACAAAGTAAACCTAAAGTCTGTGTTGTACACATGCGCAATGAATTACTTGTAGATAACATATAAGACAATATAAAATAAGTCAGTCTCTAACACCTACTTTGTGTCTACCACAATTCTTTCTGATTTCTTCTTCAGGCTTTTCTACATACCGCAGGGAATGTCCCGACTGTGGGCTGATTTATCGATACCAGGAGTGGAGTGATGGGATTCATAATTTCAATGACCATATACTCCTCACTCTTCATCTATGTATTTATCTCCGTAACTCAATTCAGGTAAGCAAAACATGCAAGGAATGCCCTTGTTATTGATTAGAACGTGTACCTAACTCTATATTTTACCGTTCTAGACACACCATGCTGTAAGCCGAGCAATTGAGGTCTTGGAGAAAACTGAAAATCAGACCTTCCCCAGTAAGGCCACAATGCTCCATGCATACATGCATTTTGAAGCCCTGACAGCTCACAGCTACTCATACTCCTGTTATAAGTGTGGATACTATCCACCTGTGGTTATCATGGACCTGCACAGGAAGGGTGTCTTCAATATGCCTAGTGAGTGTCAGAACAAACTGCATGTAAAGAAACTATTTTAATGCTTGATTAATAGAATGCTTGGCTTTACAGCAAGTGAGATGGAGACTCCACCAGCAGACTTTGATGGCAGAGTCAACATCAAAGATTTTTATGACTCTGTGACGTCTCAGATCATTTGTACTGGCTTATTGACAAGTGAGTTGATAACATTTCCAGTAAGAAGAATAATATCAATTCTTGAATACAGTTTAAGACATTCTGTTAAAGAATGACTTTCCATCATTATAGCACCCTAGCTCTCTGATTACATAATGTACATTTTACTACTTATATTTATTGATGTGTGTTTACCCTTACTCCGTGACATGTTTTCTCTTCATTCTACATAGTGGTCAGAAATTAATCTTCTGGAATGATTTATCCAGACAATTTTTGTGTGATTAAGTTACTCTGTTAAACACCAGGTGGTCGTAAGAACCCCTTTCTTGTTTTGCCATCATATCACAACTGGGCACCTTGGATTGGACCAAAATGCAGAGATGGGGACATTGTTTTCAACACTGAGCATGAGAAGTTGCATGCACCAAGGCAGGCTGCTGAGATGTCAGATCTCCAAATGACAGAGGAGAGACTCCAAGATGCCCTTATTAACCTCCGGGTAATTGCTATTTTGTAACTGTTAATTCATCATTGGGACTCAATGACaatgttatttattttgtttgtttttcctatGTTGAAATAATAGGTGGACATGGTGCGTAAGCTATGCAAACAAtgtggcatagattctaaaggttcTAAGATGGACCTTATTCTCAGACTCCGGGAGGAGATGAAGAACAGGTCGTCATATGATAAGATTTTTGAGAAGGTCTGGGGAGCATCAGGTAGGCTACATCTTTCACTGAAGAGCAGCATGTTATTAGTGTGCAGTGATAAAATCATGCTTCATACAATCTTTATTGTGAGAGGTTTTCAAAAAGTAAACATATGTACATAGTAGCTCAACAGTTGTCACGGGACTTACATCATGGACCACACTGAGTAACACAATACAGACTTATCCATGGCAGTTATTTTGTGTAGCAAAGTTTTGCAATCTCATTAACTCAACTTTTTCATTTCCATAGGTGGCTGGGCAGTTGTTATGTGCCCCTGTGCTGTTGTCTATTCaataaaatttaatttaagaGCAGAAAGCCCCAGAGACTATGCAGATATTTTGCTCAGCTGGAAGCACTTTCCCAACATTGCCATTTATGATTTTGCGAGGGGACTGGCCACACACACCAACTTGAGGGAACCTGAAAACTTGCCTTTCAGCCCACATGAGGGACGGCTGGCTGAGGCATCCAATGATAATGTAAAGTCAGCTGCTGAAGGAAAGCTGAAGGTCCATTTACCATggctaaaaagtaaaaaaaaggatGCAGACACAAACTGCCACCCACTCACAGGATCATCGGAACATTATACCTTGTATGATGTTTTCCATGAGAAAAACACAAAGGATCCTAGAGACATCCTTCGaagaatagcacttgttcctgaaCTGGCTGGCTGGGTCAACAGCCAGTGTGCTGAGCAATTATTTGCAGACATGAGGAAGAACAATTACTTTCTGAATACACTCACACCGTCTGAACACATCTTCATGATGCGCAACATATTGCACCACTACAACACACAATGCAACAACAAGACTGAAGAAAGCATCAAGAAAGTGGTGAGCGAGGATGTCCTGCAGTTGGATCACAATGGGCAGATAGTAATGGGTAATATTATTTACATTCATTAATTCATATTTTTCACTAATTAAAACAAATAACTATCTTTATCATTCTAATATTTTCTTTTACTAAACCCACAGCTGCACAGCCACCCACAGAAGCAGATGTAACAACACAACCCTGTAAGTACAATACTGAGAAGAAATTTCAAAAATCATGCCAACAGTATGTAACAACTTTATGTTTGAAAGGATAGCATGATAAATTCATGGAATTACGTGTTTGTCTCATAAGCATCATAATAAGCTTTTCACAGAGAAGGTTATATGATGACTGTTCAAATGTTTTATTGCCACACTGGCATAAATGTACTCTTCAGACTGTCCAAGCATGTCTGACCTGCTTCCAGGTCTAACACCTAACCAGACATCTGACCAACTGAACAGGAGGATATGGGCTGTTAACCCTCTCCCAGCACAACAGAAATTGGTGATGTATAATTTTGTAGTAATATACATAAATATGTAGTCTACTTTTgtaaatttttattattattttttctgttgtgCTATTTGTGTGTGTAAATGCTTTTTTTCCAGTTGGCGTATGTGTTGGATAAAAACAAAGATCCGTATGAGGACATACTTTCTTATAGCCCAGGACGGACATTAACAAGATGTGATTTCTGGTCTTTGGCCTTTGAAGAGGTTGAAGCACAGGTAATTGTACACTTCCATGCATGTGGTGTACATGATTACATCAGCTTTTAGTAATGACCTTACTTTTCTTTTAACAGATTGCTGATCAGTGCTTTCAAGTCATAACTGCTCTTGGAGCTTCACAGGTCAGCTTGTTTTTGTTCTGTGTGGTATTATTAAGCCTTTGGCAGGGAGGCCTTGTGGCCTTAAGAAGAAATTTCTCACTTCTCATGGAGTTTGTCACAGGCTTTACACAATACATTTTTCCTACATTTTCAAAAAAAAACTGTAGCACTACTAGTTTCTGTCTCTTCAGGGCAAAGACGTCCACACTTTCAGCATCTATTTGGTGGTTACCTGGTTACCACCATTTCACAATGATCCCCTTGCAGCTTTACCTGTAAGTTTCTTTTTAAATTATTgtttgtgtgtacatatatatatacagtacttCTGTGTGTATATGTCATTATTCCAATACACAGGACAATATTGGAACAAAGGACATCATTTTACTCCCTTCGTGGGAGTCCGGGCACTGGATTTTGTGTGTGAGTTAGCAAATTTTCCAAGTGAGATACTTTATTAACATGTATGTGGATGTGTAGCTGTTgatgtgatgtgtatttgtttttctGTTACATTTGCATTTTTCAACCCATCACTATATTTGTCTCTTTTAGCATGCCATACACACATTCATTTTCTTTTGTAAACTTGtagttttttggtttttttgcGTTGTGGTCTCTCAGTTGTTGCATGTCTTAATATCATCTGCATTTCCAGGTACTCAAGCCAAAGTCAAAAGAGATTTTATTTCTAGACTCCATGAACTCTGTAGACTTTGGACTTGGGAGCTACAGAGACATATTCAGGTTTTGTTCTCATTACAAAGCGTTCCGGAGTTTCCAGTCAAATTCTTCAAGAAGTTTTCTACTTCTGCATGGTTTGTTCCAGTTTGAACATGAAAAACAAACTCCAGGCGTTGGATATATCagtatgttttgcttctcatatgTCAATATGATGAAGCTACAGTCTACACATCCTCTATTTGAGAACTGTTTTGGTATAACTTAGGTTCTGATTTGGATCCATATAAATAAATGGGTTTGCCTTGGTGGACACTCTTTGAAGTGCCAGTTATTGATAAAGTCACCGCTAAGGAATATAAAACTCCTGGAGTCTGTCACTCATGATGACGGGTATGGCAGTTCCATTCAAGGCCATATGTTCCTCTTTCAGCCAGTTGGGTATGGTTATTTATAAATAATGGTCATCTTATTAGACCAATTCATTTTAAAAccactggctgaaacacaacatgaGGTGGGGTAGTTCTGTTTTAAACCCCAACTCTTTATTTTTTTGACTTGTATGTTTACTTAGTTTTTGGCTTTAGGGCCGTACTGTATGCATTTATATTGTATTGTTGTTTTATGACAGAGTCTTGGCTAATCACATTTCACCAGGCCATTGGAACACTGTAACATTGAGTCAGTTGAAGGTACGGGTTTTTAACATCTTTGCACACAAACCTTTATTATCTGCTGTGGAGTGTGATGAAAGAATAACTATAGATAATATATGTGGTCTTATTATTGACAGGGTGCACCACTGCAGTGGGGAGGGAATGACTGTGGGGCATACATGATGATGGTCAGTGGTCTTACAATTTAAATGCCATGGTCTTTGTGTGTTCTAAATGCAGATTTGTGGATGTACCATTTTGGTTTGAATTTTGTTTTTCAGTATGCCCTCTATGTGACCCTGGACATGCCTTTTGATTTTGCTCAAGTGAGTttgtatagttatttttaaaaaatgcacTGCAAGACCTATTTCAATTATATTAAGAACTTTTCACTTTATATATATTATCAGTCAGATATGCCCGTAATCAGGAGTTGGTGGTGCCAACAATTACTGAAGACATTTCCTCTGGCTGGGTATGAATCCTTTGCAGGAAATTTCCAAGATGTGAGTCCCCAGTACATGGGGAGTTTGTAATATATCATGGGAAAAATCTTTTTTGCAATCTTTTCTTTAAAGTCAATTCAGCCCACCAGAGCCGGAAATGATGGAGGTCACCCAAGGAGAGCCCACCCCAACAGAGCCAGACACTATGGAGGTCACCCAAAGAAAAGAAATACAAGTGTGTAGCATCTAGTGaatgtttattgtttttaaattggtTGTTTTATGTATTTGTATTGAATGAAGAGAACATGACTAATTTCATTGTTATTGGAATTCATTATCATTTTGCATATAGGACGTGCCTGTGATGAGAGGCATTATGGTGGCCTGGAACTGGGTGAAGGAAAACCAAAAACACTTTGCTGGAAAGGTTATCCCACCAGACATCATCAGTATGGATGAAGACGACGCAGCAATGGCCATCACAATGCAGGAACTGTTCATGACTACACATGACATGGATAGGGATGAGGATGAAATTCGGTCTCCCTTCATTTTCACCTTCTCAAACAAAGATGATATGGAGTTTTTCATGCATGAAATAAGAGACAAACGAGATATCCGTGTGTCTTGCATGTGCAACACAGATTAGTACTTGGTGTTTTGCTGTTTGGTTTAGTTTACCAATCTGTCATcaataacatgtaaaataaaatcatcaaCATCTCAGTCATTAATTCATCTTCAATGTCTGTTATCGTCACTAGggctatgggggagctggattatGTCTCAGATTTAGAAAGGCAGGCTACACgcacatatgcatatatatatataaacacatatatatacacacattatatatatatagctacTGGATTATGtcttaatatatatataactgCTGCGTGCCCTTTTAGAAGCTGTTTTTTATTTCAATTGCTGCCATGTAACATTAAAATTCTGATGAAGTCCAGTTGCAAAGATGCAAAACAATTTAAattgtaatttttacaaataaaatcttgctaacctcacaacctcagcaaagacaaaattgtggggGCCCCTGCTGTAACTGGCTGACTAGCATAATTTTCAGTCAGTACACATGGACCTAAACTGTTAGAATAAAAAGTGAGAAAACATATTTAAATTGAGATAAAAACAGGGAAAAACACTTTGCAAAGATATAAAAGATAAGTGCCCTGGCCGGGATCCAAACCTGCGTAAGTAGAGCCCGACCGTAACTTGGTTATCATTCTGGCTAACATGGGTCAGGTTCATATACACTAAATACAAAATTATTTTAAGTGTAATAATGGGATGCAAGTGTTTCAATTCTtcactaaataaaaaaattattttagaaTTTTTTGTTTGCTGTTTTAATCAGCGTTTCAGATTAAAATATGCTGAATAAACCAGCAGAAATGGCATTTTTATGGTAGATGTGAAGAGTGGAATGAGGGTTTTTTAACACCACAGGAATGTTCTAACTTGTGTCTTCAAACTGATGTTTTCCAGGTCAAAAGAAAGCAACAACAGTTCTGCTTTTTAGAAGCTAGATAGGCAGAGATATACCAAATTTAAGCTgctataaattatatatatatatatatatatatatatatatatatatacatatatatacttcTATGTAGTTAGTAAAACAAAGcaataaaatatgaaacaaaTGAA from Nothobranchius furzeri strain GRZ-AD chromosome 5, NfurGRZ-RIMD1, whole genome shotgun sequence encodes:
- the LOC107374401 gene encoding uncharacterized protein isoform X2; the protein is MAMHQTILRRGQDPLQSIKRCSDCCSNIHCTFCKMTYADFYKVKYHVQNHVSIAVKHEDYVILKCSLGCREMAHYHCCYCPSTILRRMAFVKHLAICKEKLSRPPPPAQTAPPPSAQTRPPQTGPPPPSAQTRPPQTGPPPPSAQTRPPQTGPPPPQTGPPPPQTGPPPPQTGPPPPSAQTAPSPSAQTAPSPSAQTRPPQTGPPPPQTGPPPPQTGPPPPSAQTAPSPSAQTRPPQTGPPPPSAQTRPPQTGPPPPSAQTRPPQTGPPPPQTGPPPPQTAPPPPSAQTAPPPSAQTRPPPSAQTGPPPPSAQTAPPPSAQTRPPPPQTGPPPPSAQTAPPPSPQAGPSSSSSSSRRLKVRQPVKVTCSHCGITLNKKNLQVHINRKHRPKGQQISETRHLSCQCIDATNGIFAVNKSFFKPCSPIHVQKKTWGTSQKQICELDDCNTNLDFAVRSGILPYECIHLKSLTFSPRSDTPPTILEEEVLSDIVSAKIFGDVRKQSCLNLQSKSAAAGVPLSVDVTVGGPSSKKFISVFEPKVSCYSRLGRVMVAFDMKKRSWHCPCAKPRLLCLHKSVAKWHLFQTDREMFKTKESATDSGDAAETNEELQDDAIPVGGQQYPPGDNDLMRMVKYIMKNKALPENLPQDLVTGSQTLEDISKDLIPKETICAECGGQLNEPVLITARAKLVAYTGVVHGFSTYRRECPDCGLIYRYQEWSDGIHNFNDHILLTLHLCIYLRNSIQTHHAVSRAIEVLEKTENQTFPSKATMLHAYMHFEALTAHSYSYSCYKCGYYPPVVIMDLHRKGVFNMPTSEMETPPADFDGRVNIKDFYDSVTSQIICTGLLTSGRKNPFLVLPSYHNWAPWIGPKCRDGDIVFNTEHEKLHAPRQAAEMSDLQMTEERLQDALINLRVDMVRKLCKQCGIDSKGSKMDLILRLREEMKNRSSYDKIFEKVWGASGGWAVVMCPCAVVYSIKFNLRAESPRDYADILLSWKHFPNIAIYDFARGLATHTNLREPENLPFSPHEGRLAEASNDNVKSAAEGKLKVHLPWLKSKKKDADTNCHPLTGSSEHYTLYDVFHEKNTKDPRDILRRIALVPELAGWVNSQCAEQLFADMRKNNYFLNTLTPSEHIFMMRNILHHYNTQCNNKTEESIKKVVSEDVLQLDHNGQIVMAAQPPTEADVTTQPCLTPNQTSDQLNRRIWAVNPLPAQQKLLAYVLDKNKDPYEDILSYSPGRTLTRCDFWSLAFEEVEAQIADQCFQVITALGASQVSLFLFCVVLLSLWQGGLVALRRNFSLLMEFVTGFTQYIFPTFSKKNCSTTSFCLFRAKTSTLSASIWWLPGYHHFTMIPLQLYLTILEQRTSFYSLRGSPGTGFCVVLANHISPGHWNTVTLSQLKGAPLQWGGNDCGAYMMMYALYVTLDMPFDFAQSDMPVIRSWWCQQLLKTFPLAGQFSPPEPEMMEVTQGEPTPTEPDTMEVTQRKEIQDVPVMRGIMVAWNWVKENQKHFAGKVIPPDIISMDEDDAAMAITMQELFMTTHDMDRDEDEIRSPFIFTFSNKDDMEFFMHEIRDKRDIRVSCMCNTD
- the LOC107374401 gene encoding uncharacterized protein isoform X3, with protein sequence MAMHQTILRRGQDPLQSIKRCSDCCSNIHCTFCKMTYADFYKVKYHVQNHVSIAVKHEDYVILKCSLGCREMAHYHCCYCPSTILRRMAFVKHLAICKEKLSRPPPPAQTAPPPSAQTRPPQTGPPPPSAQTRPPQTGPPPPSAQTRPPQTGPPPPQTGPPPPQTGPPPPQTGPPPPSAQTAPSPSAQTAPSPSAQTRPPQTGPPPPQTGPPPPQTGPPPPSAQTAPSPSAQTRPPQTGPPPPSAQTRPPQTGPPPPSAQTRPPQTGPPPPQTGPPPPQTAPPPPSAQTAPPPSAQTRPPPSAQTGPPPPSAQTAPPPSAQTRPPPPQTGPPPPSAQTAPPPSPQAGPSSSSSSSRRLKVRQPVKVTCSHCGITLNKKNLQVHINRKHRPKGQQISETRHLSCQCIDATNGIFAVNKSFFKPCSPIHVQKKTWGTSQKQICELDDCNTNLDFAVRSGILPYECIHLKSLTFSPRSDTPPTILEEEVLSDIVSAKIFGDVRKQSCLNLQSKSAAAGVPLSVDVTVGGPSSKKFISVFEPKVSCYSRLGRVMVAFDMKKRSWHCPCAKPRLLCLHKSVAKWHLFQTDREMFKTKESATDSGDAAETNEELQDDAIPVGGQQYPPGDNDLMRMVKYIMKNKALPENLPQDLVTGSQTLEDISKDLIPKETICAECGGQLNEPVLITARAKLVAYTGVVHGFSTYRRECPDCGLIYRYQEWSDGIHNFNDHILLTLHLCIYLRNSIQTHHAVSRAIEVLEKTENQTFPSKATMLHAYMHFEALTAHSYSYSCYKCGYYPPVVIMDLHRKGVFNMPTSEMETPPADFDGRVNIKDFYDSVTSQIICTGLLTSGRKNPFLVLPSYHNWAPWIGPKCRDGDIVFNTEHEKLHAPRQAAEMSDLQMTEERLQDALINLRVDMVRKLCKQCGIDSKGSKMDLILRLREEMKNRSSYDKIFEKVWGASGGWAVVMCPCAVVYSIKFNLRAESPRDYADILLSWKHFPNIAIYDFARGLATHTNLREPENLPFSPHEGRLAEASNDNVKSAAEGKLKVHLPWLKSKKKDADTNCHPLTGSSEHYTLYDVFHEKNTKDPRDILRRIALVPELAGWVNSQCAEQLFADMRKNNYFLNTLTPSEHIFMMRNILHHYNTQCNNKTEESIKKVVSEDVLQLDHNGQIVMAAQPPTEADVTTQPYCPSMSDLLPGLTPNQTSDQLNRRIWAVNPLPAQQKLLAYVLDKNKDPYEDILSYSPGRTLTRCDFWSLAFEEVEAQIADQCFQVITALGASQVSLFLFCVVLLSLWQGGLVALRRNFSLLMEFVTGFTQYIFPTFSKKNCSTTSFCLFRAKTSTLSASIWWLPGYHHFTMIPLQLYLVLANHISPGHWNTVTLSQLKGAPLQWGGNDCGAYMMMYALYVTLDMPFDFAQSDMPVIRSWWCQQLLKTFPLAGQFSPPEPEMMEVTQGEPTPTEPDTMEVTQRKEIQDVPVMRGIMVAWNWVKENQKHFAGKVIPPDIISMDEDDAAMAITMQELFMTTHDMDRDEDEIRSPFIFTFSNKDDMEFFMHEIRDKRDIRVSCMCNTD